Proteins encoded by one window of Cytophagales bacterium:
- a CDS encoding pyridoxal phosphate-dependent aminotransferase: METDTINLLSERINALSESETIAMAKKARELASTGVDVINLSLGEPDFQTPAHIKEAAKRAIDDGYTFYTPVPGYPELRQAIVDKLKRDNDLDYKTENIVVSTGAKQCLANLMLCLVNPGDEVIVFTPYWVTYREIIKLSGGKAVFLESSIENDFKISPEDLRAAITPNTKAILYSSPCNPTGSVYSKEELQEIAGIVAQHEHIIVIADEIYEYINFTGKHETIAQFETIKDRVIIVNGVSKGFAMTGWRLGYMAAPRQIACACDKMQGQFTSGACSIAQKAAVEALTGDMLPTKDMAAAFLRRRDMVLALVKDIPGIKSYVPQGAFYLFPDMSFYFGRRSGEYTIKNANDLCMYLLNDAHVSLVPGNAFGAPDCVRFSFAASDEKLKDAIERIKNSLEKLE, encoded by the coding sequence ATGGAAACAGACACTATCAATTTATTATCTGAAAGGATCAATGCCCTGTCAGAATCTGAAACAATAGCGATGGCTAAAAAAGCCAGGGAGCTTGCTTCAACGGGGGTTGATGTGATCAATTTAAGCCTGGGCGAACCTGATTTTCAAACACCCGCCCACATTAAGGAGGCAGCCAAAAGAGCAATTGATGATGGATATACTTTTTACACCCCTGTACCCGGGTATCCTGAGCTGAGGCAGGCAATCGTAGATAAGTTAAAAAGAGACAATGATCTTGATTATAAAACTGAAAATATCGTAGTATCCACCGGGGCAAAGCAATGCCTTGCCAACCTGATGCTCTGCTTAGTCAACCCGGGTGATGAGGTTATCGTTTTTACACCCTATTGGGTGACCTACAGAGAGATCATAAAGCTTTCCGGGGGAAAAGCTGTTTTCCTGGAAAGCAGCATTGAAAATGATTTTAAGATCTCACCGGAGGACCTCCGGGCAGCTATCACCCCCAACACCAAAGCCATCCTGTACTCATCTCCCTGCAACCCAACGGGTAGCGTTTACTCCAAAGAGGAACTGCAGGAAATAGCCGGCATTGTGGCTCAGCATGAGCACATTATTGTGATCGCTGACGAGATATATGAATACATCAATTTCACCGGAAAACATGAGACCATCGCCCAGTTTGAAACCATCAAAGACAGGGTCATCATTGTAAATGGAGTTTCAAAAGGTTTTGCCATGACCGGCTGGCGCCTGGGCTATATGGCTGCTCCCCGGCAGATAGCCTGTGCATGTGATAAAATGCAGGGACAATTCACTTCAGGCGCCTGCTCTATAGCTCAAAAAGCTGCTGTTGAAGCGTTGACAGGTGACATGCTGCCTACCAAAGATATGGCAGCAGCATTCCTCCGCAGGCGGGATATGGTGTTAGCGCTGGTCAAAGATATTCCCGGGATTAAAAGCTACGTGCCCCAGGGCGCTTTTTATCTCTTTCCTGATATGAGCTTTTATTTCGGGAGGCGCTCAGGTGAATACACGATCAAAAATGCAAACGACCTTTGTATGTATCTGCTGAATGATGCACATGTTTCGTTGGTTCCCGGCAACGCATTCGGAGCCCCGGATTGTGTAAGGTTCTCATTTGCTGCCTCTGATGAAAAGCTCAAAGATGCGATTGAAAGGATAAAGAATAGTTTAGAGAAGCTTGAATAA
- a CDS encoding type II toxin-antitoxin system VapC family toxin, with product MIELFNGVNIFLDTSTLFKLYHTETGTEDIDKIIRKKEVSKIYLSDITKIEFESVAWKKARIKEINEQKAYGIIKIFRKDYYKFIFIKDDNLVKNIAKDMMTKHGIDGLRTLDAIQLATAVSLKAKVDLNKSSDKLLTKLFEKEGLVVK from the coding sequence ATAATTGAACTATTCAACGGGGTGAATATATTTTTAGATACTTCTACATTATTTAAACTTTATCATACTGAAACAGGTACTGAAGATATTGATAAAATAATCAGGAAAAAAGAAGTTAGTAAAATATATCTTTCTGATATTACAAAAATAGAGTTTGAATCTGTTGCCTGGAAAAAAGCAAGGATTAAAGAAATTAACGAACAAAAAGCTTATGGGATAATCAAGATATTCCGTAAGGATTATTACAAATTTATTTTTATTAAAGATGATAATTTAGTCAAAAATATTGCAAAGGATATGATGACAAAGCATGGAATAGATGGATTAAGAACCCTTGACGCTATACAATTAGCCACAGCAGTTTCACTCAAAGCCAAAGTTGATCTAAACAAAAGCTCAGATAAATTACTAACAAAACTGTTTGAAAAAGAAGGGTTAGTTGTAAAATGA